The following proteins are co-located in the Gopherus evgoodei ecotype Sinaloan lineage unplaced genomic scaffold, rGopEvg1_v1.p scaffold_39_arrow_ctg1, whole genome shotgun sequence genome:
- the HNRNPC gene encoding heterogeneous nuclear ribonucleoproteins C1/C2 isoform X1, which translates to MASNVTNKTDPRSMNSRVFIGNLNTLVVKKSDVEAIFSKYGKIVGCSVHKGFAFVQYVNERNARAAVAGEDGRMIAGQVLDINLAAEPKVNRGKAGVKRSAAEMYGSVAAPPSPSPLVRSSFDLDYDFQRDYYDRMYSYPARVPPPPPIARAVVPSKRQRVSGNTSRRGKSGFNSKSGQRGSSSKSGKLKGDDIQTIKKELTQIKQKVDSLLESLEKIEKDQSKQTEMKNEKSEEEQSSSSMKKEESNVKMESEAGADDSAEEGDLLDDDDNEDRGDDQLESIKGDEKEAEEGEDDRDSANGEDDS; encoded by the exons ATGGCCAGCAACGTTACCAACAAGACAGACCCACGCTCCATGAACTCGCGTGTATTCATTGGGAATCTCAACACGCTGGTGGTGAAGAAGTCTGACGTGGAGGCGATCTTCTCCAAGTACGGCAAAATTGTGGGCTGCTCTGTGCACAAGGGCTTTGCCTTTGTGCAGTACGTCAACGAGCGGAATGCCCGCGCTGCTGTGGCTGGGGAGGATGGCCGGATGATCGCAGGCCAGGTTCTAG ATATCAACCTTGCGGCTGAGCCGAAGGTGAATCGAGGCAAGGCAGGCGTGAAGCGGTCGGCAGCGGAGATGTACGGGTCAGTAGCTGCACCACCTTCTCCGTCCCCTCTAGTCAG GTCCTCCTTTGACCTGGACTACGATTTCCAGCGGGATTACTATGACAG GATGTACAGCTACCCAGCACGCgtgcccccacctccccccatcgCTCGGGCTGTGGTGCCCTCCAAACGCCAGCGTGTCTCTGGCAACACCTCCCGCCGAGGCAAGAGTGGCTTTAATTCCAAGAGTGGTCAGCGAGGATCGTCCTCCAAGTCTGGTAAAT TGAAAGGTGATGACATCCAGACCATTAAGAAGGAGCTGACCCAGATCAAACAGAAAGTGGATTCACTGTTGGAGAGCCTGGAAAAGATCGAGAAGGATCAAAGTAAACAGACGG AGATGAAGAACGAGAAATCTGAggaggagcagagcagcagctccaTGAAGAAGGAGGAGAGCAACGTGAAGATGGAGTCTGAGGCTGGGGCAGATGACTCTGCCGAGGAGGGGGACCTGctggatgatgatgataatgaggATCGAGGGGATGACCAG ctggAATCCATCAAGGGTGACgagaaggaggcagaggaaggagaggaCGACAGAGACAGTGCCAATGGTGAAGATGACTCCTAA
- the HNRNPC gene encoding heterogeneous nuclear ribonucleoproteins C1/C2 isoform X3, with translation MASNVTNKTDPRSMNSRVFIGNLNTLVVKKSDVEAIFSKYGKIVGCSVHKGFAFVQYVNERNARAAVAGEDGRMIAGQVLDINLAAEPKVNRGKAGVKRSAAEMYGSSFDLDYDFQRDYYDRMYSYPARVPPPPPIARAVVPSKRQRVSGNTSRRGKSGFNSKSGQRGSSSKSGKLKGDDIQTIKKELTQIKQKVDSLLESLEKIEKDQSKQTEMKNEKSEEEQSSSSMKKEESNVKMESEAGADDSAEEGDLLDDDDNEDRGDDQLESIKGDEKEAEEGEDDRDSANGEDDS, from the exons ATGGCCAGCAACGTTACCAACAAGACAGACCCACGCTCCATGAACTCGCGTGTATTCATTGGGAATCTCAACACGCTGGTGGTGAAGAAGTCTGACGTGGAGGCGATCTTCTCCAAGTACGGCAAAATTGTGGGCTGCTCTGTGCACAAGGGCTTTGCCTTTGTGCAGTACGTCAACGAGCGGAATGCCCGCGCTGCTGTGGCTGGGGAGGATGGCCGGATGATCGCAGGCCAGGTTCTAG ATATCAACCTTGCGGCTGAGCCGAAGGTGAATCGAGGCAAGGCAGGCGTGAAGCGGTCGGCAGCGGAGATGTACGG GTCCTCCTTTGACCTGGACTACGATTTCCAGCGGGATTACTATGACAG GATGTACAGCTACCCAGCACGCgtgcccccacctccccccatcgCTCGGGCTGTGGTGCCCTCCAAACGCCAGCGTGTCTCTGGCAACACCTCCCGCCGAGGCAAGAGTGGCTTTAATTCCAAGAGTGGTCAGCGAGGATCGTCCTCCAAGTCTGGTAAAT TGAAAGGTGATGACATCCAGACCATTAAGAAGGAGCTGACCCAGATCAAACAGAAAGTGGATTCACTGTTGGAGAGCCTGGAAAAGATCGAGAAGGATCAAAGTAAACAGACGG AGATGAAGAACGAGAAATCTGAggaggagcagagcagcagctccaTGAAGAAGGAGGAGAGCAACGTGAAGATGGAGTCTGAGGCTGGGGCAGATGACTCTGCCGAGGAGGGGGACCTGctggatgatgatgataatgaggATCGAGGGGATGACCAG ctggAATCCATCAAGGGTGACgagaaggaggcagaggaaggagaggaCGACAGAGACAGTGCCAATGGTGAAGATGACTCCTAA
- the HNRNPC gene encoding heterogeneous nuclear ribonucleoproteins C1/C2 isoform X4 produces the protein MASNVTNKTDPRSMNSRVFIGNLNTLVVKKSDVEAIFSKYGKIVGCSVHKGFAFVQYVNERNARAAVAGEDGRMIAGQVLDINLAAEPKVNRGKAGVKRSAAEMYGSVAAPPSPSPLVRSSFDLDYDFQRDYYDRMYSYPARVPPPPPIARAVVPSKRQRVSGNTSRRGKSGFNSKSGQRGSSSKSGKLKGDDIQTIKKELTQIKQKVDSLLESLEKIEKDQSKQTEMKNEKSEEEQSSSSMKKEESNVKMESEAGADDSAEEGDLLDDDDNEDRGDDQV, from the exons ATGGCCAGCAACGTTACCAACAAGACAGACCCACGCTCCATGAACTCGCGTGTATTCATTGGGAATCTCAACACGCTGGTGGTGAAGAAGTCTGACGTGGAGGCGATCTTCTCCAAGTACGGCAAAATTGTGGGCTGCTCTGTGCACAAGGGCTTTGCCTTTGTGCAGTACGTCAACGAGCGGAATGCCCGCGCTGCTGTGGCTGGGGAGGATGGCCGGATGATCGCAGGCCAGGTTCTAG ATATCAACCTTGCGGCTGAGCCGAAGGTGAATCGAGGCAAGGCAGGCGTGAAGCGGTCGGCAGCGGAGATGTACGGGTCAGTAGCTGCACCACCTTCTCCGTCCCCTCTAGTCAG GTCCTCCTTTGACCTGGACTACGATTTCCAGCGGGATTACTATGACAG GATGTACAGCTACCCAGCACGCgtgcccccacctccccccatcgCTCGGGCTGTGGTGCCCTCCAAACGCCAGCGTGTCTCTGGCAACACCTCCCGCCGAGGCAAGAGTGGCTTTAATTCCAAGAGTGGTCAGCGAGGATCGTCCTCCAAGTCTGGTAAAT TGAAAGGTGATGACATCCAGACCATTAAGAAGGAGCTGACCCAGATCAAACAGAAAGTGGATTCACTGTTGGAGAGCCTGGAAAAGATCGAGAAGGATCAAAGTAAACAGACGG AGATGAAGAACGAGAAATCTGAggaggagcagagcagcagctccaTGAAGAAGGAGGAGAGCAACGTGAAGATGGAGTCTGAGGCTGGGGCAGATGACTCTGCCGAGGAGGGGGACCTGctggatgatgatgataatgaggATCGAGGGGATGACCAGGTATGA
- the HNRNPC gene encoding heterogeneous nuclear ribonucleoproteins C1/C2 isoform X2, whose protein sequence is MASNVTNKTDPRSMNSRVFIGNLNTLVVKKSDVEAIFSKYGKIVGCSVHKGFAFVQYVNERNARAAVAGEDGRMIAGQVLDINLAAEPKVNRGKAGVKRSAAEMYGSVAAPPSPSPLVRSSFDLDYDFQRDYYDRMYSYPARVPPPPPIARAVVPSKRQRVSGNTSRRGKSGFNSKSGQRGSSSKSGKLKGDDIQTIKKELTQIKQKVDSLLESLEKIEKDQKMKNEKSEEEQSSSSMKKEESNVKMESEAGADDSAEEGDLLDDDDNEDRGDDQLESIKGDEKEAEEGEDDRDSANGEDDS, encoded by the exons ATGGCCAGCAACGTTACCAACAAGACAGACCCACGCTCCATGAACTCGCGTGTATTCATTGGGAATCTCAACACGCTGGTGGTGAAGAAGTCTGACGTGGAGGCGATCTTCTCCAAGTACGGCAAAATTGTGGGCTGCTCTGTGCACAAGGGCTTTGCCTTTGTGCAGTACGTCAACGAGCGGAATGCCCGCGCTGCTGTGGCTGGGGAGGATGGCCGGATGATCGCAGGCCAGGTTCTAG ATATCAACCTTGCGGCTGAGCCGAAGGTGAATCGAGGCAAGGCAGGCGTGAAGCGGTCGGCAGCGGAGATGTACGGGTCAGTAGCTGCACCACCTTCTCCGTCCCCTCTAGTCAG GTCCTCCTTTGACCTGGACTACGATTTCCAGCGGGATTACTATGACAG GATGTACAGCTACCCAGCACGCgtgcccccacctccccccatcgCTCGGGCTGTGGTGCCCTCCAAACGCCAGCGTGTCTCTGGCAACACCTCCCGCCGAGGCAAGAGTGGCTTTAATTCCAAGAGTGGTCAGCGAGGATCGTCCTCCAAGTCTGGTAAAT TGAAAGGTGATGACATCCAGACCATTAAGAAGGAGCTGACCCAGATCAAACAGAAAGTGGATTCACTGTTGGAGAGCCTGGAAAAGATCGAGAAGGATCAAA AGATGAAGAACGAGAAATCTGAggaggagcagagcagcagctccaTGAAGAAGGAGGAGAGCAACGTGAAGATGGAGTCTGAGGCTGGGGCAGATGACTCTGCCGAGGAGGGGGACCTGctggatgatgatgataatgaggATCGAGGGGATGACCAG ctggAATCCATCAAGGGTGACgagaaggaggcagaggaaggagaggaCGACAGAGACAGTGCCAATGGTGAAGATGACTCCTAA